The following proteins are encoded in a genomic region of Sorangiineae bacterium MSr12523:
- a CDS encoding FadR family transcriptional regulator: MQQTRPGARANQQALQESIKHLIVERKLKPGSPLPTEFELMAELGVSRHPLREAMKALEALGIVDIRHGYGTYVGSVSLSGLETGLAFRTARSLKGDLSDIRDLLELREVLETGLVQRVLAAYDRVDFEGLEECVAAMEARARHGEYAPDADWRFHETLYRPLGNELILDLLRVFWRVFHSLDEELPAADWTPEMVARWHRTILTALRNRDEQGLRAAIDEHFRGIRARVG; this comes from the coding sequence ATGCAACAAACACGGCCTGGCGCCCGCGCCAACCAGCAAGCGCTGCAGGAATCCATCAAGCACCTCATCGTCGAGCGAAAGCTCAAGCCCGGCTCTCCGTTGCCGACGGAGTTCGAGTTGATGGCCGAGCTGGGGGTGAGCCGCCATCCATTGCGCGAAGCGATGAAGGCGCTGGAAGCACTGGGCATCGTCGATATTCGGCATGGCTATGGCACGTACGTCGGATCGGTGTCGCTTTCCGGATTGGAAACGGGACTCGCCTTCCGAACCGCGCGCTCGCTCAAGGGCGACCTGTCGGACATTCGCGATCTCCTGGAATTGCGCGAGGTGCTGGAAACCGGGCTCGTTCAGCGCGTGCTCGCCGCGTACGATCGGGTCGATTTCGAAGGGCTCGAGGAATGCGTGGCCGCCATGGAGGCGCGGGCCCGCCACGGCGAATATGCACCCGATGCCGATTGGCGCTTTCACGAGACACTGTATCGGCCTTTGGGCAACGAGCTCATTTTGGATCTGCTGCGGGTCTTCTGGCGCGTCTTCCATTCGCTGGACGAGGAGCTGCCCGCCGCCGATTGGACACCGGAGATGGTGGCGCGCTGGCACCGCACCATTCTCACGGCGTTGCGCAATCGGGACGAGCAGGGTCTGCGCGCGGCCATCGACGAGCATTTTCGCGGCATCCGCGCGCGGGTGGGTTGA
- a CDS encoding sialate:H+ symport family MFS transporter: MSKSVPHAPTSFRELEAPQRKAFFAAWLGYLLDGFDFILITLVLTEIANDFGLSKTRAATLVSAAFVSRWLGGLVLGAIGDRFGRKPAMILSIFAFSIGSALCGFAWGYWSLFAFRAIVGLGMAGEYGSSTTYVMESWPVHMRNRATGFLLSAFPIGTVIAALAYGVIVPNLGWRCLFYIGLVPIALTLYLRRSLPEAEEWQADVGNRRNVSTSSMLFASSRRLPNAVLAIGLATALVLIFSQHTAGYGWLLAAAAIAGFIVFAVQVAGRLVPVMLAVMATVFCAFLYSWPIQSLLPTYLKSELGYSAVQVSTALTWAGLGYAVGSCVAGIAGDALGTRRAYVVGLFLSLLFVFPAFALPAGNVVLLWALLFAMQFTSQGISGLLPKYIADHFPTRLRAAGLGFTYNVGALGGAMAPLAGTTIAGRVGNLGTALMILAGTLTVVVAAIIGFDLPARIGRAFKADDEKASSAMTERNTTRAM; the protein is encoded by the coding sequence GTGAGCAAGTCGGTACCCCATGCACCCACATCCTTTCGTGAGCTCGAGGCTCCGCAGCGCAAAGCCTTCTTTGCCGCGTGGCTCGGCTATCTGCTCGACGGGTTCGACTTCATCCTCATCACGTTGGTGCTGACAGAAATTGCGAATGACTTCGGACTGAGCAAAACGCGCGCAGCAACTTTGGTATCGGCGGCGTTCGTTTCGCGGTGGCTCGGCGGGCTAGTGCTCGGCGCGATCGGCGATCGATTCGGGCGAAAGCCCGCCATGATCTTATCCATTTTCGCGTTCTCGATTGGAAGTGCCTTGTGCGGTTTTGCATGGGGCTATTGGTCGCTATTTGCATTTCGCGCCATCGTCGGTTTGGGCATGGCCGGCGAATATGGTTCCAGCACCACCTACGTGATGGAGTCGTGGCCCGTGCACATGCGCAATCGCGCCACCGGCTTTCTGCTCTCGGCGTTTCCCATCGGCACCGTGATCGCGGCGCTCGCGTACGGCGTTATCGTTCCCAACTTGGGCTGGCGGTGCCTCTTCTACATCGGCCTCGTCCCCATCGCGCTCACCTTGTATTTGCGTCGCTCGCTGCCGGAGGCCGAGGAGTGGCAGGCCGATGTGGGCAATCGCCGCAATGTCAGCACGTCGTCCATGCTATTTGCATCATCGCGGCGCCTGCCGAATGCCGTGTTGGCCATCGGGCTCGCCACAGCGCTGGTGCTGATCTTCAGTCAGCATACGGCAGGATACGGCTGGTTGCTCGCGGCGGCGGCGATTGCGGGGTTCATCGTCTTCGCCGTGCAAGTGGCCGGTCGGCTCGTGCCGGTGATGCTTGCGGTCATGGCTACGGTGTTTTGCGCATTTCTGTATTCGTGGCCCATTCAGTCGCTGCTCCCGACGTACCTCAAAAGCGAACTTGGATATAGCGCCGTGCAGGTCTCTACGGCGCTGACGTGGGCGGGGTTGGGCTACGCCGTGGGATCCTGCGTCGCGGGCATCGCAGGCGATGCGCTGGGTACGCGGCGGGCGTACGTGGTGGGGTTATTTCTTTCGCTGCTCTTCGTATTTCCCGCCTTTGCGCTGCCCGCGGGAAATGTCGTTCTGCTCTGGGCTCTTCTCTTTGCCATGCAGTTTACCAGCCAGGGTATTTCGGGCCTTTTGCCCAAATACATTGCCGATCACTTCCCAACGCGATTGCGCGCGGCGGGGCTGGGCTTTACCTACAACGTTGGCGCGTTGGGCGGCGCCATGGCGCCGTTGGCGGGAACGACGATCGCGGGCCGGGTGGGCAATCTCGGTACCGCCTTGATGATTTTGGCAGGCACGCTGACCGTGGTCGTTGCCGCGATCATTGGATTCGACCTTCCGGCCCGCATTGGCCGGGCCTTCAAAGCCGATGACGAGAAAGCGTCATCCGCGATGACCGAAAGGAATACCACTCGTGCAATGTGA